The stretch of DNA TTCCGATAATACAATCAATGAGAGTTTGTCGTTATTATAATAAACAAGTGGGTTTAAGAAAGACATGAGACAGTGAACCTCACAAAGAaatgtctgggtcatatttcacctcaaaataaaaatgtgaaattagatttgaaataaaagtaaattaagcATATAATAAGGATATCTAATAGTTGGCTTTGGACCCATCAATTATCTTTACAATTTGTACTAAATGAATTAAATAGATTTCCAACAAATACCATGATGGAAacgtaaaattatatttaaactacatacaataaaatacacgagtaataaaataaatgtaaaaaattaaataaaaaaatatgtaatagtTGGgcgctttaaaaataaaaaataaaactactttatttttttaaaaagtctatttgaaatagttttaaaacTTTTCATCCTTTAATTGAAAACATAAGCTTTATATTTTGAGGTGGAAATATGATCAGagtatttaatttaaagttttttttgtgcaACAAGGGTGTGagtgacaatgcaaaatggaGCTACAGCACTCTGCAAATACAAATAGCACAAAATCTTATAAAGGAAGTGGCATTTATCTAAAAATATAACATGGCATGACATGACAAACAGAAATATGTAAATGTGAAAGAGAAGGTGAGATGCATTAGTACACTGACCTCTTCATTTAGATTGCTAACGAGCAGCACTCCACTGGTTCCCGAGTGCCCAGACAGAGCAACTCTTCCAGCTGCAGCAGCGGCGGCAGCAGCCGCGCTCAACGGGCTCAGAGCACCTGGAATCACACAGGGAGATCTAAACAGGCATTCTAGTCCAGAAGTcacattaaaaattatattacatacatgAGCATACATAAACAGAACTGCTAAATTTGTAGGGTGATGCTGTATATTTAATAGGTAGTCATTCAGCCAATTTTATCTGTAGAGTTAAATAAAGTGGCCTAGTCATCATCTCAAGTCTGTTTTAGATGTGACAGCCAATAAAAGCGTAAATACACACAGGTAAAACATATTAGTCCTTCATCCTGATGTGAGAGGGACCAGGTTAAGACCATGTGGGGTTTTAAAACCTAATCATTTTAAGCCTAATATCAATAAAATATCTGCCTGATTACGTGGCAGGGGAAATgtcaaattgcattttaaattaagagGCCTTGTGAGTAGATCTCTGAGAAAAGGTCAGTCAAGGCATTTAGAGACACGGGCCTTCGTGACATTTTACAGTACTTAAGAGCACATTCCAATTATATTCAGTCTTTTATAAACACAgctttctattttcattttcacaCCATTCAGATAGACGGAGTAAAATCAATGACACTGATTAAAATACTGTCCCCATTCAAGGGTGCTCAGAATCAATCACGTTATGAACAAATGATGGTTTTGGCTGACAAACAATGGCCATTTTGTCtcttgagcccctttcacactgcacctTGGACCCTGAAaatcgccttctgtgtgaacgcaaacacgtcctgtgATTGATTCTGGGATTGATCCCGGGTCGGGAACCTAGTtgacattgccgggttcagtcccggaacgagcactgtgtgaacaaaagccgaaactaatgccgtaaagggtgtcgtagtgatgacgcatgttatcgcgcaactcttttaccagctgttttgaaggcagatcaacgttcgcaacgaaaaaatatgtgcaaactgtaatgaagcagagatcagttagttcctcgcTTTCAGCACTTAAGCTGAGATTATTCGAcagtttaagtgaaagttaacgtgcctagcgttttcgactcgtacattacacgtcacatcctgatgtcacgtgacctttacgggttgtgtgtgaacgcaggcacatattccgggtacggtaatcactggcagtgtgaaagtgcaaaatcaagcgacccgggaacaattgccggacattataattaataattggaCATTATACGTGTATTTTCTGGAATCACAGTGTAAAAGTGGCTCTTGAGTACTCAACAGATAAAAAGATGAATGTCTTTGGTTGTTGCATCACATTTTGCTGACTCATGCAATGAGCATCACATTTTTAAGACATTGTGTGAAGCTAGAAAAGATGctctaataaaataattttcaagaCATCTTGTTTTTAATATGGCTCTGGACTAGAGGTCACTGCTAAGAGTGTTCACCCAAATGTAATTTAGTTtcctttttgtgttccacagagtcatacaggtttgcaatgaGGTTGCATTAGGGCATGTGATTGAAGACAACAAACATTTAATGATAACACACCaaatagataataaaaaaaagaggcaAGTACCTGGGATCTTACCGAGCAGGGAACCAGAATCTTTACCCAGGGCAGCAACCACAGAGGGATCCAGAGCAGGCGGCTGCCCATCTCCAGCAGGAAGCTCTGGCCTAGTGTAGTCCCTGCTCTTATCATTATTGTATTTTACATTCAGGTTGACAAGTTTTGAGTAGTCTATGCGAAGGGTACAACAGGCGTTGTATATGTTCTGACCATCTAGAGCCTagaacaaaagagaaaaagataGAAAAAAGAACAAgacgagagagacagaaagaatgTGTCGTCTTCGTAGGTCTTTTCACATGAACTCCCGCTGAGAGCAAACCCACCACTTTAGCTTGCTGTGCACAGGTTGGATCGTTGTACTGCAACAGGGCCTGAAACTGATTGTTCTTGGTGAATGTGATGATTTTCATGACGGTGCCAAACTTTGAGAAGATCTATTGACAGAGAAAGCAGAGCATTGAGGGGAGCTATCAACAGAGGGGAaaagacattacaaaaaaaaaaaaaaacaattaacacaCAGATTCAACAGCACCTCCATTTGTCACCAATATAAACGGTCAATAAGAGGTTGATCCAAACTGTGGCATCCCCTACCTGCTGCAGCACATCCAGGGTGACGGGGTAAAACATGTTATCAATGATTATCCTCAGCACTGGACTGGAGGGCGTACCACCACCATTGCTAGAGTTGGCCCCTGATGCGAGAGTCCCACCTGACTGGAGATCAGTTACAAGCACTATGTTAAACATATATAATAGGAAAGATGCGCAAATCATGCACAAAATATGATCGTGTTTTTtcacagcttgtcagtgaacaacagctctgtgtTGTAAAtactgctccatgtgaaagcacgcacatgatgggagatttaccgctgattacagaaccggatttactgacaagatgcgcattaaatatcgcattcgatttatcgtgcagccttaACCattactgaagactgaagtaatgacaaactcagctttgcaatcacaggaataaactgcattttaaaatatattaaaatagaacatttgtaataatatttcatataattacTGTTGTTACTGcatttcttattaaataaaatgtggtCTTGGTAAGCATAacattctttgaaaaacattttaaaaatcttacagatTGTAAAGTTTTGAACAGAAGTGTAAATTTAAAAGGGCATGCAACGGTTTCCATGCActctataaatttttttttttttaagtgtattgaTTGTTCTGCCCAAAGCAAAATCTCACTGGTCCAAAATCTGGTCAGCATAGTTGGATTTTaagttctgattggctgtcccTTGAAGTAATTTTCTGAAAAAGTCAGGTAATTTGTTACCTGGTTTGAATTGTCGGTCTTGAGTTCTTTGTGATTGGAGTACTGTATGTAGACCGGCACACTACGGACGTGTGGCGTCACAGCTGAGTAATAATTGACCATTGTCATGGCAGCTTCCTCTGTGCTGAGCTCCAGAAATGCCTTAAACAAAAATGAGTTCAGTGATGGGGTAAGGAACTCTGTGAACTCAAAACTGTTAGTTTAACtagaaatagcaaaaaaaaacagacactcaCTAACTCTGACAAAAGTgaaactgaaaacatttcagcttgCCCACGCACCTGGTTTTTGCCTTTCAGTGTGAGGATATTGGTGACCTTTCCAAACGGAAGCCCCAGGGCAATGATCTCTGTTTCAGAGACATCGTTGGGTAACTTTCTAATATGAAGAACACGGGATGGTGGGGCATAGCCGACTCTGTCTTCAACTCGAAGTTTTTTGCTGTCACTGCCATTGGATGTCATATCTGCCAAAAGTGGACAGAAAGAGGACATTTTATATACAGGAAACAGAGACATTTCTAGAGGAAAATTATTAAATCTTAAGGAcaaaagatgctgatttaattactCCGCTAGGACTGAAAGTGTGTCTAAACTGTACTTTAAGTTTCTCTTCTATTACATTTCACACTACATTTTCCAATCAAGACCCTTAATATCTCAAAAGCTTCTCTTAATCGGTTAAGTCTTTCCTCTAATGAATGGGATATTGAAATCTATTGTTGGAAAAGCTGTAATAAGATGCAGAGCACACATAATCGCAATTCTGGTCACATGCTTTTAAGCGTGGGTGCCCACCTACAGGAGAGCGTAAGGTTATTCCCAGATAGGATCTTCTCAGATCAGATATCACACTAAAACATCTGttataatttgattattttaatgctcTTCACGGTCGAGAAAACTAAAGATTTTTGAAGGGGGGGGGGTCAGGAACACTTACCGCTGACACTGCTCAGCCCAGAATTGGGGCTGTTATATATGCTGCCGGACAGCAGCTCATCTGATCCTCTCTGCAGAgtcacacaaagagaaaaataaaatcccACCCTCCAATAAAGACGTTCTCCTTTCACAGTCCCCTCAACCAAACAATGAAATACAGTTCTCTGTGGACAGCTTAAGGAATCATAGCACATAAAACACACGTCCACACGCTTCTGCCTTTCCGCCTTATTTTTCTAGATTGTTGCTTTAATCTTGTTGAGTCTAAGATGTCAGATGCTGTCATCTCATCCTGAGCTGCCCATGTTCCCGAAGGGCCCCGGCGCGATCAGGCCGCCGCTTGAAGTGCAGCTAAAAGTGACGGATGGGATGGCAGGCAAATGGCGAACCGGCGCAAACCAAACTTCCTAATAGGATCATCTCAGGTTTGTGCCTTCCAAAAATTCCGCCGAATTGTTCTTTATGGATGCTGCTTTTATGGCGCCAATAAACCCGCCGCCACTGCTGCCTTTGGGCATCGACACTACAAACAATCAAGGGAATGGAGAAGTTTCACATCGAAACGACCGAAAGCAGAAGAATGCATTAAGAGATGGCAAGGTCTTAACAGACAAGCCTCAGCATCAAAACTGATTAGaacggaagaagaaaaaaagaaaaaagaaaagcaggACTTTAAAGCAATAAGATCAAATGCTTCTTTTTCCACCTGCTTTCCCAGAAAGACCAGCTAACATTGTTTTCCGGGGAGGAAAATTCTGTTGTTGGCAAACAAACCGAGTTAAAAGGCCTGTGTTCAGAAGGCATCTCTGGAAAAGAACAAGTTCTTCTCTAACTATCTTGGACATAAACTGCCCCCATTCAATTACTACCAGCCTAATTTTATGAAAAGCGGAGATGGAGACCTGTAACAGGCCTGTATCTAATATATAAGGGACAATTCTACATTTCCGCACAACACTTTTCTTTCAACGACAAAGAATCAGCCACATAATATCCAATGATGCACTTAAATGGCTTGGCAATTCTTTGTCCATTCAAAAACAAATTACGTTTGCATCACCCTAGGCTTCTTTGTCTTTTTTCGTGTGGCTTTGACGCCACACAATAcgcaaatatgttttaaaaaagagGGGAAAATAAATGCTAAACCCTATGAAGACAAATGATGTTCCTGACAGCAATACTAAAAAAAgcatatattgtatttttgaatGAGGTGACAGTAAAATTGGTCAAGACATATTCTATCCAATATCTTATAAATCTGACAGGACAGCAACAATTAAAGGAAAAACTGGATAAATCATAAGACTAAAATATAAACAATGTCTGACTCCAGCTAACATCATCCCTCTGACTTTCAGTGAACCAGATTCATAAAGGTCAGTATTAATGTACCACCAAAACATGTTTGCAAAGGAATGGTGAATATTGCTTGTAGATCCTATTCTGGCTGTAAATGGCAGCTATGCAAATTTGCCAAAGTTTGGATGAACCAAGAATAAGAAAATGCAAGATAGCAGTGTAGTTCTGAGATAACCACAATTACAGTTCTTTTTTAATTCCAATCAGACATTGCAATTGAAATTTTAAGCAAGGCCATTTTAAGCAAATACGGCAAGAAATACACATGAAGTGTGAAAGCTAAACATGCACTTGCATTTATCATACATAATGTCATATTTTGGAAACATTTGCAAGGTTAATGACTCATAGGTTTAATCAGGCTGGCTTAAAATGGCATGTTAATGTGACAAATTTAGGGTGAAAATACTACTGCATTATATtccaatattaaaaaataatcacCATCATCAATATTATATTGCcataatgaaatattaatggTGGCTGGGTTCCATACAACATGAAGGGGAAAAAACTATATTTAGAATATTTGCAAAATTTAATACTTAAAGTATTACTATTAAGATAAAAATATTAGTAATTATATTctaattcacacacaaacacttaaacATTTCAAGTTCAAGTGGATATACTGCTTCTACAGGTGCATCTGCATGAAGCTTAATAGCAAACCTGACACTTTAAAGAGTAATTATTTGTATATCAATTAATCACATGGCAAATTTGTAATCGAGAGAGACCTATCTCagagtaatatatatttttttttaaatacccttGTTTACCATGTAACAGCAGTAGAGGAAACTACTAACCACACTGCTCTGGTATCTATGGGGTCAAATTTCTGTTCTGGTTTCCACTTGTTTACACCATGTCAACAGACAGCCATCTATTAAAAAACTGCAAAATCCTCCATTAGATTACTTTAGTAaccacctatccatccatccatcatacagACTACATACTGCACAAAGGATACTGAAAACAGTGTTTACCTTTACACCAACTGCGACATCACCAATGCTGTTGAAAACACACAATGTGAGATTTGATCAGACGGATACTAAACACCAGGAACGCacatgcagaaaagaaaaaaagggaggtCTAGAAATCCTTTAATCTGAATCTTTTCAAATCCCCTCCAATATTCGATGACACAAATTAAGATGATGAACATTTCAGTATTGCATCACTTTATCCCACTTTTCCAGCAGGCCAGAAATGCAGCTATAATTGCCGTCTAGGCAGGCTGCTCACTAGGCTTTAGGACTATAATGTTCATAAAGGATATTTTGATATCTAGAATAATTAATTTGGAGGCTAAAATAATGTGTGCAGGTCACTAGGTTATGAACCTTAGATTCTCAAAAATGAATAACAGTTAGGCAGATCACTAGGTTATGGCATAATGATGTCCAAAAATGCAATGTAATAAGGTTAGCCAGTTTACTATGTTTGGGGACTAAGTTGGAGTATGCTGTCTAGGTAACAACCAGTTCACTGGGTTTTGACACACAGCCCTAGAGTACAGGCTGGGGTTAGTTGGTTGACCAGAACTTGTGTTAACTATCAACATTTAGACGTTCAACAATCAGCTTTAAATGCAACACATTTTATAACCAATGAGAGgggttttgttttataaattttctGATGGTATAAATGCTATCGTGAGGCTAACAAAAGATATAATTACAACCTAGATGTGGTCGActtgggaattaaatcaaattctaGCACATTTATATAACTAAAACTAGATAAAAGACTCGCTTAATTAAACTAACGTTACTGTTTAATTTTGCGTGCACAACGTGAGCAAACAAACAGCTAAGTTAGTGAGGCTAACTTGCTAACGCATGCTTGCTGGTTTTTGGACTCATTTTTGCTGTTTACTAATTTGAGTTCTTGCCCATTTATATCTTGGAATTTCATACAATACAACCATTACAATAAGAGTATGAAACAACAGTTGGTCAAGTGTTACCGCGCTAGCGTGTTAGCAGCGTTAGCATACCAGTAACGTTATGTGTGAATAAACTCTTCTAATTCACGttcaaattattgttttatatacatataaataaagagAGCTTTTAATGCTCACCCGTCCATTTCTGGCgatctgtgtaaaaaaaataaacccgctgaagagttagtgtgtgtgtgtgtgtgttattcctCTTCACTGGCTTTAGCagagacacacaaatacacacacacgcacaccactGACAAAATGGAGCCGGAAACTGAGTCTGAGACACGAGGAAACACGTATACACACACCTACTGTAAATACACAATACATATGAGATACACACCTACTGTAAACTTAAACCCCATTTACGcctgtaatatataaaataatacaggTAATAGGCTATattaagaaaacacacacacacacaccaactttAAATAGATACTATTTTATTATAagcagtaaaaaataataaatgtaaccaATCCTTGAAGAAAGTTTTATTGCTCAGAGCTTGATCTTTCAAATTTCACGACACTCGATGAAGATCTCAGCATTAGCCTTTTACTATATACAGAGAGTTCCTCCTAAAATCCTTCTGAGAAATAAAAAGCACACAAAGGTGAAAAAAGTTTCATTATTTTGTCATATTCGGTGACAATTTAGTTTGATTTCATACCGAAACAATTTGTGAAACTGTTAAGATCTCGTTTAAAACTCTAGAAGAGACGTGAGATAATAAGTTCCTCACTGAAAATACACCTCTGAATCTTGAgacttatgtatatatttaattacatttgctGTTGAGGGGAAAATAAcagattttatatacagtatatatgaagagttcagatgcaaaagcctctaagtgccatctgaaattttcacctaaaattaggattttcatcaggctcctaaatttatgttcagttatttcactttaatagcctggaaaaggacctgcacattgccattaaagtaaaatgactcaacctaagcagctcgataaaaatccaaattttagatgaaaatttcagatggcatttagaggcttttgcatctgaactcaactcttcatatatatatagagagagagagagagagagtgagagagagagagagagagagtgacagcaATATAACAGAGGACAAACTggattataaactaaaataatgtattaaataggCTGCATATAACACGTGAGACAGTTTTGTAATCCACCTTCTTGTAAAACCTTTGCGTTTGAGTTATCATTGTTGTTGTCATTAAACGATATTAGGAACCAAAATTTAGTTAATCACTTAGCATAATTAAAGTGATTATGCATTATGCTATTAACATTTAACAAGTCAGTCAAAACTGCTGTAACAGGCGGTTAGATATCATTGACTGTGACAGACTTACATAATGTATGTTGGCTCGGTGCTTGATGCCCCAGGTGAAATTAAAGTCTAACAGCTTATCTTAAAGAACCTgggatttaattaaaaatgacatttccccAAACACTTGGGTCTAGTTTTGCTTCTGAGGCTGCCATGTTGGAATTAGATTCCAGGATCCCTCTGAGCAAAGGGGAAATAAGAAAACTGTCAGCTGATCACCAAATCTCAAACGTTTATCATTTGGTTTGTGGCACACAACAGCCAGACGGTTCTTGACACCAAGTCCCAGCTGCCATAAAACAAGTAACATTCCTTTTAGCAGAATCAAGCATATGAGAAATGATTCCCAACACACTGATAGGTGTCTTCAAGATAAAAAAAGTTTGGTAAAAATTAATGTATAAGTAAGAGTATATGCATGGTAATTTTAGTTGCTGCaaccattttacatttttatttttaatagccaAGCACTGgacaaataaattttaaatacaaatattctaTATATTTACTAACAAAAAGTGCATgcattataattaaaatgattatagAAAATGcaaaattgaaaattattttagatATTGAACAATTTTAGATATGTCACACTTTACagagttattattgttaactaaaactaaaattattgaaacagttttgttaattgaaataaagctggaaTAAGTTCAAGTCTAaacattagatgaaaaaaaagtcaaatattgtgttgttaactaaaataagtttaattacaattaataactggaaattaaacaaaaataatgataataagaatgaaacaaaaataaattcaacCTAAATGGTAatatttaatgacaaaattgcataacaaaattaaactgaaataaaatgtaactaatattaaaacaaaaacaaaaactgatgcaaaatattaataaaaatataaaattatataaataatacaaaaataacactgcactatacacaataaaaaaattttacaatttattttacagtgtgcCTGAGGCATAACAGAGATTTTCCAATGCAAATGtcccactgtttttttttttaggcattaTGTCATTTTTCTGATATCATCATGGGACTGATGTAGTCTGGAGTGATGTCACTGCAATTTGACCCCAGTGTTGTGAAATGTGCTGTGGTCACTCTGAACCGACAGCCTTGGGTCGAGATTATATGATACCTGTCTTATATCCAGTTCATCCTTTTATAGTAACTGATGAGATCTTACCAAGATGTGCAAATTTAACTAATTACATCGTAAGATGATAAAATCATAGCGATTCACTGAAgaattataatgtatattttgtaCAAACAGGTTGAGGGTGTACTGAACTCATATGACAACCTTTAGAAAATAATAGGTGACAGGTTCATAGATTCATAGATTTAATAGACTAATAGACCCTTTCAGCCATTCTCCACATTTCTACTGACTCAGACCATTCTACGTTAATGGCAGCATGATGCCTCCCATTTTCTTTAATTACCAAAAGCAGCACTACTTCTGCAATATTAAAACGTTGCATTGATTTTCATTTTTCTACATACGTGTTCTTGCATCTAACCTGCTTCCAGCACGCAGGCCTGTCATCTCGGTCCAGTTGTGTCAAATCAATGTCTTAATGCCTACATAACCCACTAAAGTTCCAATTTAGCACTGTATTGAAAATCTTGCAGCCGTTTTTTGGAAAGGCCAAACACATCCCCATGGCTCTGTTTATATGTTTGATCATATTGTGTTTCTCAGTGCATTCTGATGAAAATGGTCTGGAGTGCATTATGAACCAGGCACAAAATAGAATGCCGTGCATTGACCACCATTACATAGTATGGGTATTTTCGACCAGAATCTGACTgagtttttttttcctgagagTGTATGTGTTACCAGTGCCTGATATGGACCATTTCTAAAAGGTCAGATGAATGACCCCCCAAAAAGACAGAATCAGATTAGAGCACTTCTGATTTGCTGTGTGAACACAGACATGAAAATATGTGTGACAAAAGACAACATGTTTTGATCAAAGACTTTCAGAAGCATTTAATTATTGACTGTTAAGTCAGTTTGGTCAGAAAGACCTGGCAGCCTTGCTGTTTGCTGAATTTAATCACAACAGTTTTCAAGCTGTGTGGGAGATGCGCAGCACGGCTAACATGGGCTATTAGGCAACATGCAAGTTGATACCCACATAAACAGAAAGTATAGCGACCTAGCTGACGGTCCAAATTATAATCCAAAACTATGCACGCTTTTATCATAACGTTGAGTGTGGCTGTGTAATATTGATGATATGACCTTACTTAAATATCTTCTTGTTTAAGCCAAGATGTTGCTTTGTAATAAAAGCAGCCAACAGCATGTTTTCACATAAATTGAGGAAATGGAAATATTGAATACAGGAAAATAAACAGCATTAATGAGTCAACACAACATATTTCTGAACTATTCCATTATTTAAACAGTGACACGAGCTTATCAGAGCGAATTTAGCATCTGCTGAAGAGTAATAAACAGCCAGGCGTGATCACAAGGTCATATGTGATCAAATATTCATGTGCAAGTGTTGCAAATGAGACTATTGTGTTGGTTTGAAGGAAAAGCTTACAGTTTTCACCTCACTGATGAATTCATCTGTGTGGAAACAACAACACATTTCAACACTAAGAGTTTtaattaaagcgatagttcaaccaaaaatgaaaattctgtaattaattaatcaCCCTTTCAActccgtaagaccttcgttcatcttttaTAACAATGTCCTTACTTCCTTTCTGGGCCTTGCGTTGCTCTCTGTGCAGGATCAGAAATGCtttggatttcatcagaaatatcttaatttgtttgggtttggaacaacatgaggatgggtaattaatgacagaattttcatttttgggtgaactatccctttaagaaatggATACGtttatgtattgttattatttgagGAAAAAATTATGTTGCCAGAACGAGCACCAAGAAACAATATGTCAGATTTAAGGTCTAAATTGGACACAAATCAAAGTGAAAATAAGACTTATGTGAATACTGTTATGTTGCTAATCAGTTGTTGAGTGGTATAAGGGGGCAGGACATTCTCATTCTAAAAAGCATCTGATTGGACAGAAATCTGTGTAGTGCAGGAGTCATCAATATTTTCTTATCTATTTTCTTATCTATTTTCCCACAAGATAAAGGctgtaattaatatatatatatatatattttagcataCAATCAGAATTGACTGAGCAGTTTTGACTAATGCTGTAAACGTGAATTTTGTCAGCTTTTAGTAAAACGAAAGCATAAAGATAGTCTCAAAGCTAACAAACACAGACTAAAAGCtacaaaactttaattttgttTGCATGCGGTCTTTAAAGTGGTGTACTGTTGCAAATCGTGTGTGTCTTTCCCTTTTTTTATTACCCGTGAAGCTCAGACAAGGGATTGTTGGAATGGTGGTGGGAAATAGAATTgggtacatttttctaaatttgatCCAATTTCCATGATTCTCAAGTCTCCCTTTTAGATGCTCATTCAGTCCATGCAGAGCCCAGACCTGGACACTTCTTCTGTAATAAAATCATGTTTTCTCCCAACGTGGCCTACATAATATTGGCACAGCTGTTGCTCTAGGACGCCTTATGATTATGAAATGGGATGAAATGGAGAACAGCAAGCTATCTTGTGTCTCTTGCGGTCCATCACCTTCATGGCGGACACGCTGAGACCAGCACCAGCCACTAAATCCGGCCCGGTGCTTCCTGGTGTTATTGTTCTCAACCATTACCTTACCCTCCATGTTGCCTTTTATTGTCTTCATAAGCCATTTGCCTGTGGTGAAAAGCCCAGTGAGTAGAACAGCATGTGCGAATTTCACAGCTGATGAGTCTTGCGATGAGACGAACAAGTTGCCAGTGTCAGCTCACTCCTGGCCTTTTGAGGAGTAAACACTGAGCAGAGGGTTGATGAGCTTCTAGAGAGGTTAAAGGGTTAATAAACAGATCCATTCAGTAGTCCTGTGTGGTTCAAAGCAGCTTTTGGTGGTTAGCAGTTAGCTTCTGCtggaagatgctgtaactacaCCGTTCTGCAAGAAACATAGAAAAGATTTTAGTATATTATTAAACCTTCTGTTGTGTTCAGGTTAGTTTGACCCATGTTCAGTTTTCTATCTGCTTG from Carassius carassius chromosome 35, fCarCar2.1, whole genome shotgun sequence encodes:
- the ptbp2a gene encoding polypyrimidine tract-binding protein 2 isoform X1; protein product: MDGIGDVAVGVKRGSDELLSGSIYNSPNSGLSSVSDMTSNGSDSKKLRVEDRVGYAPPSRVLHIRKLPNDVSETEIIALGLPFGKVTNILTLKGKNQAFLELSTEEAAMTMVNYYSAVTPHVRSVPVYIQYSNHKELKTDNSNQSGGTLASGANSSNGGGTPSSPVLRIIIDNMFYPVTLDVLQQIFSKFGTVMKIITFTKNNQFQALLQYNDPTCAQQAKVALDGQNIYNACCTLRIDYSKLVNLNVKYNNDKSRDYTRPELPAGDGQPPALDPSVVAALGKDSGSLLGKIPGALSPLSAAAAAAAAAGRVALSGHSGTSGVLLVSNLNEEMVTPHSLFTLFGVYGDVQRVKILFNKKDSALIQMADMNQAHLAMSHLNGQKMYSKIIRVTMSKHHTVQLPRDGLDDQGLTKDFTNSPLHRFKKPGSKNFQNIFPPSATLHLSNIPQDITEEDLKVLFSNSGGTVKAFKFFQDHKMALIQMTAIEEAIQCLIDLHNYNMGNNHHLKVSFSKSTI
- the ptbp2a gene encoding polypyrimidine tract-binding protein 2 isoform X2, which codes for MDGIGDVAVGVKRGSDELLSGSIYNSPNSGLSSVSDMTSNGSDSKKLRVEDRVGYAPPSRVLHIRKLPNDVSETEIIALGLPFGKVTNILTLKGKNQAFLELSTEEAAMTMVNYYSAVTPHVRSVPVYIQYSNHKELKTDNSNQSGGTLASGANSSNGGGTPSSPVLRIIIDNMFYPVTLDVLQQIFSKFGTVMKIITFTKNNQFQALLQYNDPTCAQQAKVALDGQNIYNACCTLRIDYSKLVNLNVKYNNDKSRDYTRPELPAGDGQPPALDPSVVAALGKDSGSLLGALSPLSAAAAAAAAAGRVALSGHSGTSGVLLVSNLNEEMVTPHSLFTLFGVYGDVQRVKILFNKKDSALIQMADMNQAHLAMSHLNGQKMYSKIIRVTMSKHHTVQLPRDGLDDQGLTKDFTNSPLHRFKKPGSKNFQNIFPPSATLHLSNIPQDITEEDLKVLFSNSGGTVKAFKFFQDHKMALIQMTAIEEAIQCLIDLHNYNMGNNHHLKVSFSKSTI